In Chelmon rostratus isolate fCheRos1 chromosome 21, fCheRos1.pri, whole genome shotgun sequence, the genomic window TCAGGAACATATTCAGCCTCTGCACGTACAAAACAATGTTGCTCATAAAGTAAAAATCATCTTTCCGACAGGTAGCAAACCGAGTGAATGTTCCCAATAAATAATCGGTATAAAGTCAAAGGAATACAGCAGGAATACAGGATATAGCCTCATGGTCACGTTCACACAGTCCGTCCATCACTTGCACTTGTACGTGAGCTGTTTGCGATGATAGTGGATCCACGCAGGAGCGGCGACAAGCCCGGTCAGGAAACCAATCATAGCGCCCAGACTGCAGGAAACAGGCCAAACCTACAAGAAGCAAGACAAGTCTGATCGTTCACAGCCACAAAGTGTCATAAAACAGCCCAACGGTGCACTGATGCATCAAGTGGAGCTCCTTTATTTCCCCCACGAGCATGTCTGCACTTATGATGTTCAGTTAATTTAAAGAGGAACTTCTAAAGGAAAGAAATACAGCACCAGAGCCATTTAGAGTTATGCTGCAATTACCGCTGCCTTCCTTTGATTTGCATGTTCCTCCAGTCATTTTGAAGAGAACCGACTTTGCAATTATAATTtttatcttttcctttttccattttaaaatattgcatTAAATAAAGAGGCCAATTTAATGGTTACTGTGTTGAACTATAATTCCATACTTATGGACGTTGTACTCAATACGGTTTTATGATGAATGGAAACAGATGACTTCTTATTCACAGAGGaaactgtaataataattacaGTAGAAAATAATTAAGAGAAATACTTGTATTATTGTTAAAAGTTGTGCATCAGTTGCAGAAACTCAATATTTGGGGCTAATTTTAGAGGCCTGAAGATGTATTATTGTCCAGTAATTCACAAGCAAAAACTAAAAAGTCTGTGTGACATAAATCATGTTGTGTAGTTATATTTTCatcagtgtataatcacctgaaaataagaattgttgtgtttttgttaatgtaGAATGAGCTCTatatatctacagagggagcaggccctgttccacagagtccgccatgtttctacagtagcccataagtggcaaaacaaacactgacccTAGAGAAcgctttctgtgtttctgtgagttgCGCAGCTACTGTtggttctcctacatgcttggaaagggaggcTGAGGCGAGGGGTACTCAGCTGGTCGCAATCTGCAGCTTCAACACTGGATTCCACTAAATCTTGCGCACTGGTtctttaatggaaaaaataatatTCTATCATTGTAATGTTTCAACagtttactttttgttttgttttttgtttgtttgtggcacATTTGAGCactgacaatgaaaaaataGTTTTCCTTTTATGAATGAAATTCTTGTTTTGGCCCCAAACAGCTGAACTGGTAGCCTGACGGCAGTTTTAGGGGCATCGATTATTCAAACGATGATATCTTACAAACTCCTCGTGAACAGGTGGGAGCTGgaatgaacttttttttatcttcacagaaaaaaacctATGAGAGGTTTAGGATAAGAATACAAACATGTCTTCCTGACAGTTTATCTGAGTTTGCTGACCTGCCAAGGCCTGTCCCAGTCCAGAGGGATAGGGAAGGCTCCGACCCAGGCCCCTACCACTGTGCAGGCCACTGTAATCTGCAGACAGGTGTCCCACACGGACATAGCTCTGGAACCAGAGACAGAGCAAAGCAAGAACCATCAGTATATTTAGTTAATAGACACAACATACAATAAGCACCTGAAACACATGGCAGAAGGACAGGGAGCAGGGGAGACAGAAGCAGATTTTAGGCTTACCCATGCCGACTGAACACTCGTATCCAGGCCTGGACGTTGGGGCCGAGGACACAGAGGCACCTCAGTGTGGTTAAAGAGGTCAGCAGCACAGCCAGGGAAAATGTCTCCAAGGCCGATctaaaacacacatgagaaaTTAGAGGCTCACGGCACAGTTTTAGtaatgcaaacattttgttGAGGCAGAACCTATGAAACATATAGAGACAAAATTAACATATGTAAATATGTAGCATGTCTAAAAGTAAATATTAACTGACAGAATAACCTCACATTGTGCAAATTTCTGTAGCTGGCAGCTAACTACATAATAATTATAAAGTACTGCATGTATTCAATTCTGCCTGAGGAGCAGGTCGGTTCCAGAGGGAAAATAACCTACATTATAATATCAGCACCACACAGGCAGGCTTAGAGATATATTCTCGCTTGTCATCCACTTTAGATGATGACAGACTGTTGCCACAGCTAGCTCTCAGGCTGCTCGACTAAAATTGATCGGGAATCAATAAGGGAACTAATAAAGAATCAGAGCAGTAAGCAGAATTGATAATGGCATTGGTATAAACAAAATCTTCTCAGTTTGTTGTTCTTCTCTCTATTATACACGCATACAGGTACAGGACATGAGCTTCATTAGCCACTCACTCAATCAGCGGAGCTCCATACAGAACCACCACAGCGTGGAAGAACAGGCATGACAGGAAGAAGTACAGACAAGAACGAAACAACCtggacagctgcagaaaaaacaaacaaacaggtgaaAGTACTTGGGATGTGCTCTAACTTTCAGTTCTTTCAATCCAAGAACTTTTCTGTTTGCCACTGCCAGCGTTGCAAAATTCCAGGAACATTCAAGGTGGAAACTTTTGATGGAAATTAACAGGAAGTTATGAGAAATTATTGTTTAATAACaggaataaaatggaaatgtaggCTTATTTGCAgagggtgtttttttgtttgtttgtttttttaaccatgtgTTCCAAACAGGGATCAGTTGACTTCGGAGGAGGCTGATGTTGGTGGGATCTGGAGGATGATGGAGGCAACAGGAGTGCCTCCATCAGCTGAGATATGTTGGCACAACTGCCATTTTCCATCTTGAGCAATTTTTATATTGAAATCGTGCACATTTTCTTGCCTAAATTCCCTCGAAAATGTCCAGAAATTTTCCATAAGCCTTTTTCAACCCTAGTCACTGCCTTTTATCAAATCAAAATCTGGCCTACTTATTCATAGCTGGCAGTGCACTGTAACTTTCATTCACCTGTGTATCTTTCTTATATCCTCACATTTAAATCCTAttcaaatgtgttatttttatgctgctttttgtttcttttctaaaTGCCTTTTATTGTATATCCTATGAATATCCTTGCGTTATCTTGCTCTTGCATTAAGACCCTGAAGAGTGGGCTGGTCTCAcagtttgggaaccactggctAAACAACCTAACTGTGTATAAAGTAGTTTAAACTAGCTAAACCTCAACCAGGTACTATACAACAATGCTAACGTTAGTTACACACTGATGTGTCAGTATTAACAATATAATAATGTTTATCAGTTACAGGGTCCTTTTTAGTGTAATCAGTagttttacttttcatattaCAATGATTTTTCTGctaataatactgctgtactttcacTTTAACATGCAAAATCCAACAGTTTTCAGCCACAGTTAGCGCCCTAATGCTACAACAAGCAATACAGGTCTGGAAATCCGCACCTTGTATCCCAGTGTGTGCTTCTTTGTGGGCGGTGTAATGCCGAGCAGCCAGAAGACGGCGACACTGACCGCGGTGACCGCCCCGGACACCGAGTAGAGCCACAGCAGGTGAGTGCCGTACACCGAGAAGCCCGGCACGAACACTGCAGGTAGGACGGTGGCCATGAACACCGAGGCGGCGATGATGGCGTGAGTGGACGCCATGGCTCTGATTTCATGGTCCCACATGATGAAGGCTGTCCCTAACTACGGCAGGAAActaagagaaaaga contains:
- the pigf gene encoding phosphatidylinositol-glycan biosynthesis class F protein produces the protein MWDHEIRAMASTHAIIAASVFMATVLPAVFVPGFSVYGTHLLWLYSVSGAVTAVSVAVFWLLGITPPTKKHTLGYKLSRLFRSCLYFFLSCLFFHAVVVLYGAPLIESALETFSLAVLLTSLTTLRCLCVLGPNVQAWIRVFSRHGAMSVWDTCLQITVACTVVGAWVGAFPIPLDWDRPWQVWPVSCSLGAMIGFLTGLVAAPAWIHYHRKQLTYKCK